A region of Pseudarthrobacter sp. NIBRBAC000502770 DNA encodes the following proteins:
- the hrpA gene encoding ATP-dependent RNA helicase HrpA, whose translation MTFHISYPAELPVSERREDLMAAIAANQVTIIAGETGSGKTTQIPKMCLELGLGEHGLIGHTQPRRLAARTVAERIAEELGVEIGQEVGFQVRFTGEVSKATKVKLMTDGILLAEIQRDKLLRKYSTIIIDEAHERSLNIDFILGYLKRVLPQRPDLKVIITSATIDPERFAQHFGTPEDPAPIVEVSGRTYPVEIRYRPLSQPKEDEEDASDDELEEDRDPLDAVCDAVDELAAEAPGDILVFFSGEREIRDAAEALQARIQSNRRLANTEILPLFARLSLQEQHKVFHPGSTRRIVLATNVAETSLTVPGIKYVIDTGTARISRYSHRTKVQRLPIERVSQASANQRSGRCGRVSDGIAIRLYSEEDFESRPRFTDPEILRTNLAAVILQMTAMGVARGPKDVEDFPFVEPPETRAINDGVTLLRELGALAPPRAHGTGTKPEAAAGRGGTTGGGLTAVGQKLAQLPVDPRLGRMIVEAGKRGCVREVMVLAAALTIQDPRERPTDKQQLAAEKHNRFRDENSDFTGYLNLWNYLQEKQQELSSSAFRRLCRTEFINYLRVREWQDLFTQLRQLARPLGITLDNKRLADPVGNHDGIHISLLSGLLSHIGILDERKREYAGARGSRFAIFPGSALFRKSPTFVMAAELVETSRLWARVAAKFDPVWAEQVAPDLVKRSYSEPHWSTKQGAVMAYEKVTLYGVPIIAQRRINYGRVDPVVARELFIRHALVEGDWRTHHKFFHRNRALLHEVEELEARMRRRDLLVDDETLFEFYDARIGPDVVSERHFDKWWKDARREDPDLLDYDKSLLLSDDAEDLDESAYPKTWLHKGFELPLTYEFHPVAPGSAPDPSDGVTAEVPVLFLNQLDDAPFRWLIPGQRVELVTALIKSLPKQVRKNFVPAPDVARQAVAVLESDFDPATDELEPSLELALRRIRGAVIPPGSWNWDAVPPHLRVSFKVVDSKGKVLGEGKDLVGLQEQLAPATRRAIAESLGTTPASTVRGGGSTAQRRNGKASDAGSPAGQQGTGVPGSAGFVEQDGLTEWTVGTIERQVSSMVKGHTVTGYPALVDQGTSVSLRVFQTAGEQLDAMRGGVIRLLALRVPAPDRYVLEHLSNTEKLTFSQNPHGSVAALIADCALAAIDKLTPAELPWDRKTFDALYEVVRAELIDTVFSVTAVVERILASTRRIEKQLKGTTSLALISALNDIRSQLEQLVYPGFVARTGYAQLSQLPRYLAAIEKRLERLPGNVQRDALNMAVVQRLEDDYDDAVSALLPGRRAGQELTQVRWMLEELRVSLFAVELGTAYSVSEKRIRTVLNKALAPA comes from the coding sequence ATGACTTTTCATATCTCCTATCCCGCTGAGCTGCCGGTTTCCGAGCGCCGCGAGGACCTGATGGCCGCCATCGCCGCCAACCAGGTGACCATCATTGCCGGCGAAACCGGCTCCGGAAAGACCACCCAGATCCCCAAGATGTGCCTGGAGCTGGGGCTGGGCGAGCATGGCCTTATCGGGCACACCCAGCCGCGCCGCCTGGCAGCGCGGACGGTAGCGGAGCGCATCGCGGAGGAGCTCGGCGTCGAGATCGGCCAGGAAGTAGGCTTCCAGGTCCGTTTCACGGGCGAGGTCAGCAAGGCGACCAAGGTCAAACTCATGACCGACGGCATCCTGCTCGCCGAGATCCAGCGGGACAAGCTGCTGCGGAAGTACAGCACCATCATCATTGACGAGGCCCACGAACGCAGCCTCAACATCGACTTCATCCTGGGCTACCTCAAGCGGGTCCTCCCCCAGCGGCCCGACCTGAAGGTCATCATCACCTCGGCCACCATTGATCCCGAACGGTTCGCCCAACACTTCGGCACCCCGGAAGACCCGGCCCCCATTGTTGAGGTGTCCGGCCGGACCTACCCGGTGGAAATCCGCTACCGCCCCCTCTCGCAGCCGAAAGAGGATGAAGAAGACGCCTCGGACGATGAACTTGAAGAGGACCGGGATCCGCTGGACGCCGTCTGCGATGCCGTGGACGAGCTTGCCGCCGAAGCCCCGGGTGACATCCTGGTGTTCTTCTCGGGTGAGCGCGAAATCCGGGACGCCGCAGAAGCATTGCAGGCCCGCATCCAGTCCAACCGCAGGCTGGCAAACACCGAGATCCTTCCGCTCTTTGCGCGCTTGAGCCTGCAGGAGCAGCACAAGGTGTTCCATCCCGGCAGCACGCGCCGGATCGTGCTGGCCACCAACGTGGCGGAGACGTCCCTGACGGTTCCCGGCATCAAGTACGTCATCGATACCGGCACCGCCCGCATTTCCCGGTATTCGCACCGCACCAAGGTCCAGCGCCTGCCCATCGAGCGCGTCTCGCAGGCATCGGCCAACCAGCGTTCGGGCCGCTGCGGCCGTGTTTCCGACGGCATCGCCATCCGCCTCTACTCCGAGGAAGACTTCGAATCACGGCCCCGGTTCACCGACCCTGAGATCCTGCGGACCAACCTCGCAGCCGTCATCCTCCAGATGACGGCCATGGGCGTGGCCAGGGGTCCCAAGGACGTCGAGGACTTTCCCTTCGTCGAACCGCCGGAAACCCGCGCCATCAACGACGGCGTCACCCTCCTTCGCGAGCTTGGCGCCCTGGCACCCCCTCGAGCCCACGGCACCGGCACCAAGCCTGAAGCAGCCGCCGGCCGGGGCGGAACCACGGGCGGCGGCCTGACCGCCGTCGGGCAGAAACTTGCCCAGCTCCCCGTGGATCCCCGCCTGGGCCGCATGATCGTGGAAGCGGGAAAGAGGGGCTGTGTCCGCGAAGTCATGGTGCTGGCGGCCGCGCTCACCATCCAGGACCCGCGCGAACGGCCAACCGACAAGCAACAACTGGCTGCGGAAAAGCACAACCGCTTCCGGGACGAAAACTCGGACTTCACCGGCTACCTCAATCTTTGGAACTACCTGCAGGAGAAGCAGCAGGAGCTGTCGTCATCGGCTTTCCGCAGGCTGTGCCGGACCGAGTTCATCAACTACCTGCGCGTGCGGGAATGGCAGGACCTCTTCACCCAGCTGCGGCAGCTGGCCCGTCCGCTGGGGATCACGCTGGACAACAAGCGCCTGGCGGATCCCGTGGGCAACCACGACGGCATCCATATCAGCCTGCTCTCCGGACTCCTGAGCCACATCGGCATCCTGGACGAGCGCAAGCGCGAATATGCCGGCGCCCGCGGCAGCCGCTTCGCGATCTTCCCCGGATCGGCGCTGTTCAGGAAGTCCCCCACGTTTGTCATGGCGGCCGAGCTGGTGGAGACCAGCCGGCTTTGGGCCAGGGTGGCCGCCAAATTCGATCCGGTATGGGCCGAACAGGTAGCCCCGGACCTGGTGAAGCGCAGCTACAGCGAACCACACTGGTCCACCAAACAGGGCGCAGTCATGGCCTATGAAAAGGTCACCCTCTATGGCGTTCCGATCATCGCCCAGCGGCGAATCAATTACGGCCGGGTGGATCCGGTGGTTGCCCGTGAATTGTTCATCAGGCACGCCCTGGTGGAAGGTGACTGGCGCACCCACCACAAGTTTTTCCACCGCAACCGGGCGCTCCTGCACGAGGTGGAGGAACTTGAGGCCCGCATGCGCCGGCGGGACCTGCTGGTGGATGATGAGACGCTGTTCGAGTTCTACGACGCCAGGATCGGCCCCGATGTTGTCTCCGAACGGCACTTCGACAAGTGGTGGAAGGACGCCCGGCGGGAGGACCCGGACCTCCTGGATTACGACAAGTCGCTGCTGCTCAGTGACGACGCCGAGGACCTGGACGAGTCCGCCTACCCCAAGACGTGGCTGCACAAGGGCTTCGAGCTTCCACTGACATACGAATTCCACCCGGTGGCACCTGGGTCCGCGCCCGACCCTTCCGACGGCGTGACGGCCGAGGTGCCCGTCCTATTCCTGAACCAGCTCGACGACGCCCCCTTCCGCTGGCTCATCCCGGGCCAGCGGGTGGAGCTGGTAACCGCCCTGATCAAGTCGCTGCCCAAGCAGGTCCGCAAGAACTTCGTCCCGGCGCCCGATGTTGCCCGGCAGGCCGTTGCCGTGCTCGAGTCCGATTTCGATCCCGCCACGGACGAACTGGAACCTTCGCTGGAACTGGCGTTGCGGCGGATCCGCGGAGCGGTCATCCCACCCGGCTCATGGAACTGGGACGCCGTTCCCCCGCACCTGCGCGTCAGTTTCAAGGTGGTGGACAGCAAGGGCAAGGTCTTGGGCGAAGGCAAGGACCTCGTCGGCCTCCAGGAGCAGCTGGCGCCCGCCACCCGCCGTGCCATCGCCGAGTCTCTTGGTACCACCCCCGCCTCCACCGTGCGGGGCGGCGGCAGCACTGCGCAGCGCCGCAACGGCAAGGCGTCCGACGCCGGGTCACCGGCCGGTCAGCAGGGCACCGGAGTGCCGGGCAGCGCGGGTTTCGTCGAGCAGGACGGCCTGACCGAATGGACCGTCGGCACCATTGAGCGCCAGGTGAGCAGCATGGTCAAGGGCCACACGGTCACCGGATATCCGGCGCTGGTGGACCAGGGAACGTCGGTGTCCCTTCGCGTGTTCCAGACGGCCGGGGAACAGCTCGACGCCATGCGCGGCGGTGTGATCAGGTTGCTGGCCCTGCGCGTTCCGGCACCGGACCGCTATGTCCTGGAGCACCTGAGCAATACCGAGAAACTCACTTTCAGCCAGAACCCGCACGGCTCGGTGGCAGCCCTGATCGCCGACTGCGCACTGGCGGCCATCGACAAGCTCACCCCTGCTGAACTCCCCTGGGACCGCAAAACCTTCGATGCGTTGTATGAGGTGGTGCGCGCGGAACTGATCGACACGGTCTTCTCCGTCACCGCCGTCGTCGAGCGTATCCTGGCCAGCACACGGCGGATCGAAAAGCAGCTTAAGGGCACCACGAGCCTCGCCCTGATCAGCGCGCTCAACGACATCAGGAGCCAGCTGGAGCAGCTCGTCTATCCAGGTTTTGTGGCACGCACGGGCTACGCCCAGCTCAGCCAGCTGCCACGGTATCTTGCAGCGATCGAGAAGCGGCTGGAGCGCCTGCCCGGGAACGTCCAGCGCGATGCCCTGAACATGGCGGTGGTGCAGCGGCTCGAGGACGACTATGACGATGCCGTGTCCGCGCTGCTGCCCGGACGGCGTGCCGGACAGGAGTTAACCCAGGTGCGCTGGATGCTTGAGGAGCTCCGGGTCAGCCTCTTCGCCGTCGAGCTGGGAACTGCCTACTCCGTGTCCGAAAAGCGGATCCGGACCGTGCTCAACAAGGCCTTGGCCCCAGCCTGA
- a CDS encoding HIT family protein has protein sequence MSTLFTKILKGEIPGRFVWREDDVAAFLTTGPLADGHTLVVPTEEVDRWTDAPPETLARVMEVARRIGAVQVDTFGARRAGLIVAGYEVNHLHVHVWPSRSMADFDFGSADQNPDPAVLDANAEKLREGLRAAGYGESVPAA, from the coding sequence ATGAGCACGCTGTTCACGAAGATCCTGAAGGGCGAAATTCCCGGCCGGTTCGTCTGGCGCGAGGACGACGTTGCGGCGTTCCTCACCACCGGCCCGCTCGCCGACGGCCACACCCTGGTGGTCCCCACCGAAGAAGTGGACCGCTGGACCGACGCGCCGCCGGAGACCCTGGCCCGGGTCATGGAAGTGGCGCGGCGGATCGGTGCGGTCCAGGTGGATACCTTCGGAGCCAGGCGAGCCGGCCTGATCGTGGCGGGCTACGAAGTCAACCACCTGCATGTACACGTATGGCCGTCGCGGAGCATGGCCGACTTCGACTTCGGCTCAGCGGACCAGAACCCGGATCCCGCCGTGCTGGACGCCAACGCCGAGAAGCTGCGCGAAGGGCTCCGGGCGGCCGGTTACGGCGAATCCGTTCCGGCGGCCTGA
- a CDS encoding NAD(P)-dependent alcohol dehydrogenase, protein MTPGRPVPPPLANPIPPAPAGSEAGIRAAAYGAVSGDSGLVPLTVARRAPKPDDVEIAIEFCGLCHSDVHATRGEWGGQTYPLVPGHEIVGTVSRTGSNVTDFAVGDRVGVGCMVDSCRECESCLDGLEQYCENGMTGTYGAKDRRNGDAITQGGYSSSIVVDRRYVLRVPDSLDPAAVAPLLCAGVTTFSPLRHFDVEEGDVVGVVGLGGLGHMAVKLAKAMGAKVVVFTTSESKVAAALELGADDVVLSRDEAAMAAANRTIDLIIDTVAAPHDLNPFFRTLRVDGALFQLGLPSDAMPPVNPGALIRRRIAYAGSLIGGIAETQEMLDFCAEHGVVADIEVVAAGQLNEAYDRMVAGDVKYRFVLDTSTLQAAAEEADA, encoded by the coding sequence ATGACACCAGGACGTCCCGTACCACCGCCCCTAGCCAATCCCATCCCACCCGCACCCGCAGGCTCCGAAGCCGGCATTCGCGCTGCCGCCTACGGCGCCGTGTCCGGCGACAGCGGGTTGGTGCCGCTGACAGTCGCCCGGCGCGCCCCCAAGCCGGACGACGTGGAGATCGCCATCGAGTTCTGCGGGCTCTGCCATTCGGACGTCCACGCCACCCGTGGAGAGTGGGGCGGCCAGACTTACCCGTTGGTCCCCGGCCACGAAATCGTGGGAACGGTCAGCAGGACCGGTTCGAACGTCACCGACTTCGCCGTGGGCGACCGCGTCGGCGTTGGGTGCATGGTGGACTCCTGCCGGGAATGTGAGAGCTGCCTGGACGGCCTTGAGCAGTACTGCGAAAACGGCATGACCGGCACCTACGGCGCAAAGGACCGGCGCAACGGCGACGCCATCACCCAGGGCGGCTATTCGTCGTCCATCGTCGTGGACCGCCGCTACGTCCTCCGTGTCCCGGACTCGCTGGACCCTGCCGCCGTCGCGCCGCTGCTGTGCGCCGGTGTCACCACTTTCTCGCCGCTGCGGCATTTCGACGTCGAAGAAGGCGACGTCGTGGGCGTCGTGGGGCTGGGTGGGCTCGGCCACATGGCCGTCAAGCTGGCAAAGGCCATGGGGGCGAAGGTGGTGGTTTTCACCACCTCCGAATCGAAGGTTGCGGCCGCCCTGGAACTTGGGGCGGACGATGTTGTCCTGTCCCGGGACGAGGCAGCCATGGCCGCCGCGAACCGCACCATCGATCTCATTATCGACACCGTCGCGGCACCTCACGACCTGAACCCCTTCTTCCGCACCTTGCGCGTGGACGGAGCACTCTTCCAGCTGGGGCTGCCCTCCGACGCCATGCCGCCGGTCAATCCGGGTGCACTGATCCGGCGCCGCATCGCCTACGCGGGATCACTGATTGGCGGGATCGCCGAAACCCAGGAAATGCTCGACTTCTGCGCGGAGCACGGCGTGGTTGCCGACATCGAGGTGGTGGCCGCCGGCCAGCTGAATGAAGCCTACGACCGGATGGTCGCTGGGGACGTCAAGTACCGGTTCGTGCTGGACACCAGCACGCTGCAGGCAGCAGCCGAGGAGGCAGACGCATGA
- a CDS encoding sulfurtransferase, producing the protein MNPLIDVPGLEARLAAGRRTVLLDVRWALGDPHGHDHYLVGHLPGAVFVDLATELADPAVPDRGRHPLPSRARFQESARRWGLRNGDVVVAYDDSANMAAARVWWMLRDAGLAEVYLLDGGLGAWRAAGLPLEAGPVHPVPGDVELGSGQMPVIDGGAAATWPQGGLLLDARAGERYRGEVEPVDPRAGHIPGAVSAPTAANVDGSGRFLPPAELRRRFESLGVQDSRPAAVYCGSGVTAAHEVAALELAGFSAALYPGSFSEWSNRPELPVATGPEPGTGPGPGGNSGGAGGSVAL; encoded by the coding sequence ATGAATCCGCTGATTGACGTCCCCGGCCTTGAAGCCAGGCTCGCCGCCGGGCGCCGGACGGTGCTGCTGGACGTGCGCTGGGCGCTGGGCGACCCGCATGGCCACGACCACTATCTTGTCGGGCACCTTCCGGGCGCCGTGTTCGTTGACCTGGCCACGGAGCTCGCGGATCCGGCCGTTCCGGACCGGGGGCGCCACCCGCTGCCGTCCCGCGCGCGCTTCCAGGAGTCGGCCCGCCGGTGGGGCCTGCGGAATGGTGACGTCGTGGTTGCCTACGATGACAGCGCCAACATGGCGGCGGCAAGGGTGTGGTGGATGCTGCGCGACGCCGGGCTGGCGGAGGTGTACCTGCTCGACGGCGGCCTGGGCGCCTGGCGTGCCGCAGGCTTGCCGCTTGAGGCGGGACCGGTCCATCCTGTTCCCGGCGACGTGGAGTTGGGCAGCGGGCAGATGCCCGTAATCGACGGCGGTGCTGCCGCCACCTGGCCGCAGGGCGGCCTGTTGCTCGACGCAAGGGCGGGGGAGCGGTACCGGGGCGAGGTGGAACCCGTCGACCCCCGTGCCGGCCACATCCCCGGAGCCGTCAGCGCTCCGACCGCTGCGAACGTGGACGGTTCCGGGCGGTTCCTTCCGCCGGCGGAGCTGCGGAGGAGGTTCGAATCGCTGGGGGTCCAGGACAGCCGGCCGGCAGCTGTCTACTGCGGCTCCGGCGTCACGGCCGCGCACGAGGTGGCCGCGCTGGAACTGGCCGGGTTCTCCGCTGCCCTCTACCCGGGCTCCTTCTCGGAGTGGTCAAACCGCCCGGAGCTGCCGGTGGCCACCGGCCCGGAACCGGGGACCGGTCCGGGCCCGGGTGGAAACTCCGGTGGAGCCGGGGGTAGCGTCGCACTATGA
- a CDS encoding PLP-dependent cysteine synthase family protein: MKIEGSTGTGSGGTDRDWADRAIRTIMAENNRSADTHLYSVALPEHWGIQLYLKDESTHRSGSLKHRLARSLFLFGLVNGWIRADTTIVEASSGSTAVSEAYFAQLLGLPFIAVMARTTSPEKIALIEQFGGSCLLVENASDVYSVAEDVAATCNGHYMDQFTYAERATDWRGNNNIAESIFGQLDLEPHPVPEWIVVGAGTGGTSATIGRYLRYHSHPTRLLVVDPENSAFYPGWLGESAGKPTGLPSRIEGIGRARMEPSFIPTVIDRMVQVPDAASVAAMRHLRSYAGLHAGPSTGTNLWGVWQTISGMLSEGRRGSIVSLMCDGGERYAGNYWNQDWLASQGLDPAPHEAVISRFLDTGDWTG, translated from the coding sequence GTGAAGATCGAGGGCAGCACCGGCACGGGCAGCGGCGGAACGGACCGGGACTGGGCGGACCGGGCCATCCGCACCATCATGGCGGAGAACAACCGTTCCGCGGACACCCATCTCTACTCGGTGGCGCTGCCGGAACATTGGGGCATCCAGCTGTACCTCAAGGACGAGTCCACGCACCGGTCAGGCAGCCTCAAGCACCGGCTGGCCAGGTCGCTGTTCCTGTTCGGCCTGGTCAACGGCTGGATCAGGGCGGACACCACCATCGTGGAAGCCTCCAGCGGAAGCACCGCCGTTTCGGAGGCGTACTTCGCCCAGCTGCTGGGCCTCCCGTTCATCGCCGTCATGGCGCGCACCACCAGCCCGGAGAAGATCGCCCTGATCGAACAGTTCGGCGGCTCGTGTTTGCTGGTGGAAAACGCCTCTGACGTGTACTCGGTGGCCGAAGACGTGGCAGCCACCTGCAACGGGCATTACATGGACCAGTTCACCTACGCCGAGCGGGCGACCGACTGGCGCGGCAACAACAATATCGCCGAATCGATTTTCGGCCAGCTGGACCTGGAGCCGCACCCGGTGCCTGAATGGATCGTGGTAGGCGCCGGCACCGGTGGAACGAGCGCCACAATCGGCAGGTACCTGCGCTACCACAGCCATCCCACCAGGCTGCTGGTGGTCGACCCGGAAAACTCCGCTTTCTACCCCGGCTGGCTGGGGGAATCAGCCGGAAAGCCCACTGGCCTGCCGTCCCGGATCGAAGGCATCGGCCGGGCGCGGATGGAGCCAAGTTTCATTCCCACCGTCATCGACAGGATGGTCCAGGTGCCGGACGCGGCGTCGGTGGCCGCGATGCGGCACCTGCGGTCCTATGCCGGACTGCACGCCGGGCCGTCTACCGGCACCAACCTCTGGGGTGTGTGGCAGACAATTTCCGGCATGCTCTCGGAGGGCCGCCGGGGAAGCATCGTGTCGTTGATGTGCGACGGCGGCGAACGCTACGCGGGCAACTACTGGAACCAGGACTGGCTGGCTTCCCAGGGGCTGGATCCGGCGCCGCATGAAGCAGTAATCAGCCGCTTCCTGGACACCGGGGACTGGACCGGCTAG
- a CDS encoding MBL fold metallo-hydrolase produces MKLTKYTHACVRLEKEGGVLVLDPGTFSETAEALPGAQAVLVTHEHADHLDTKAVVEALHGNPDLELHAPAGVAQQLREDAPGAADRIYTVEPGQSFQAAGFEIRSFGGQHALIHPQIPMVANIGFLVDQNLYHPGDSFVIPDGIQVQTLLVPLHAPWSKAAEVVDFVIGVRAPRAFQIHDGLLNDTGLGIVEGHVKRIGAKYGTEYRHLAPGESVEV; encoded by the coding sequence ATGAAGCTGACCAAATACACCCACGCCTGTGTCCGGCTCGAGAAGGAGGGCGGGGTCCTGGTCCTCGATCCAGGCACCTTTTCCGAAACCGCAGAGGCGCTGCCCGGAGCGCAGGCTGTCCTGGTAACCCACGAACACGCCGACCATCTGGACACCAAGGCCGTGGTGGAAGCCCTGCACGGCAACCCGGACCTCGAGCTCCACGCTCCCGCGGGCGTGGCACAGCAACTGCGCGAGGATGCTCCAGGCGCCGCGGACCGCATTTACACCGTGGAACCCGGCCAGTCCTTCCAGGCGGCGGGCTTCGAGATCCGCAGCTTCGGCGGCCAGCATGCCCTGATCCACCCGCAAATTCCCATGGTGGCCAATATCGGTTTCCTGGTGGACCAGAATCTCTACCACCCAGGGGATTCCTTCGTCATCCCGGACGGAATCCAGGTCCAGACACTCCTGGTGCCGCTGCACGCGCCCTGGAGCAAGGCCGCCGAGGTAGTGGACTTTGTGATCGGCGTGCGTGCGCCGCGGGCGTTCCAGATCCATGACGGGCTGCTCAACGACACCGGTTTGGGCATCGTTGAGGGGCATGTCAAGCGGATCGGGGCCAAGTACGGCACGGAGTACCGGCACCTTGCACCAGGCGAGTCCGTGGAGGTCTAG
- a CDS encoding Fur family transcriptional regulator codes for MPIGVKADSAAPSPAGGGKEQRVTKQRKAVSAALDRLDDFVSTQELYRILQNQGVSVSLATAYRILQSLADEGLVDVLRNGDGEAVYRRCAVTAHHHHLLCRNCGKAVEVEAPAVETWAVRTAAEHGFTEVDHTVEIFGLCPDCTVLKAAGKL; via the coding sequence ATGCCGATCGGCGTCAAGGCTGATTCCGCCGCCCCGTCCCCGGCGGGAGGCGGCAAGGAACAGCGGGTTACCAAGCAGCGCAAAGCCGTCAGTGCTGCCCTGGACCGCCTGGATGACTTTGTCAGCACGCAGGAGCTCTACCGGATCCTGCAGAACCAGGGCGTGTCGGTTTCACTCGCTACTGCGTACCGGATCCTGCAGTCCCTCGCTGATGAGGGCCTCGTTGACGTGCTGCGCAACGGCGACGGCGAGGCCGTGTACCGTCGCTGTGCGGTGACCGCACACCACCACCACCTGCTCTGCAGGAACTGTGGAAAAGCTGTTGAAGTCGAAGCCCCGGCCGTAGAGACCTGGGCTGTTCGCACAGCTGCCGAGCACGGATTCACCGAAGTGGACCACACCGTGGAAATTTTCGGGCTGTGCCCGGACTGCACCGTCCTTAAGGCTGCCGGGAAGCTGTAA
- a CDS encoding metal ABC transporter permease: MDADSILGAIFNFDNYGELLVLVQNSIWAGAILGLLGGLVGTFVMKRDLAFAVHGISELSFAGAAFALLVGADVVFGSLVGSVAAALLLGLMGVRARDKNSIIGVIMPFGLGLGILFLSLYQGRAANKFGLLTGQIVSVDTVQLQALAVTAVVVMLVLVAIWRPLNFASVDPELAEARGVPVRSLAIVFMIILGVSVALSIQVVGALLVLALLITPAAAALRVTSSPAVAVVLSVVFAVSATVGGILLALGGRIPISPYVTTLSFLIYVVCRAIGSVREARGLNGRVLTASRQP; the protein is encoded by the coding sequence ATGGACGCGGACAGCATCCTGGGGGCCATCTTCAATTTCGACAACTACGGCGAACTGCTGGTCCTGGTCCAGAACTCCATCTGGGCGGGGGCCATCCTGGGGCTCCTTGGTGGACTGGTAGGCACTTTCGTCATGAAGCGTGATCTTGCCTTCGCCGTCCACGGCATTTCCGAGCTCTCCTTCGCCGGAGCCGCCTTCGCCCTGCTGGTCGGGGCGGACGTGGTCTTTGGCTCGCTGGTGGGGTCGGTGGCGGCGGCGCTCCTGCTGGGGCTGATGGGGGTCCGTGCACGGGACAAGAACTCGATCATCGGGGTCATCATGCCGTTCGGGCTGGGCCTGGGAATCCTGTTCCTGTCCCTGTACCAGGGCCGTGCCGCGAACAAGTTCGGCCTGCTGACCGGCCAAATCGTCTCCGTGGACACCGTCCAGCTGCAGGCACTCGCCGTGACGGCCGTCGTCGTCATGCTCGTGCTGGTGGCCATCTGGCGCCCGCTGAACTTCGCCAGCGTGGATCCCGAACTCGCCGAGGCCCGTGGAGTGCCCGTCCGCAGCCTGGCGATCGTGTTCATGATCATCCTGGGCGTCAGTGTGGCCCTGTCCATCCAGGTGGTTGGCGCCCTGCTGGTGCTCGCCCTGCTCATCACCCCCGCGGCCGCCGCGCTCCGGGTCACCTCCTCGCCGGCGGTGGCGGTGGTCCTCAGCGTGGTCTTCGCAGTGTCCGCCACGGTGGGTGGAATCCTGCTGGCCCTGGGCGGCCGGATTCCCATCAGCCCCTATGTCACCACGTTGTCGTTCCTGATTTATGTGGTGTGCCGTGCCATCGGGTCCGTGCGCGAGGCCCGTGGCCTCAACGGGCGTGTGCTTACAGCTTCCCGGCAGCCTTAA
- a CDS encoding metal ABC transporter ATP-binding protein: MKSVVSLKGACLKFGQRTLWEDLDLDIRPGEFFAVLGPNGSGKTSFLKVLLGLQKLHSGEAALGGHPVERGSSLIGYIPQQKSFAPDTPMRARDLVALGVDGHRWGIRLSSARTSRQVDQLLELVGASDYANVPVGQLSGGEQQRLRVAQALATDPQVLLCDEPLLSLDLHHQQAVSALISKQSREHNSAVVFVTHEINPIIEYVDRVLYLAGGRFRVGAPDEVMTTEVLSDLYGSHVEVIRANGRIVVVGLPDATTHHHHAEADTMAGEVA; encoded by the coding sequence GTGAAATCCGTCGTCAGCCTCAAAGGGGCGTGCCTCAAGTTCGGCCAGCGCACGCTCTGGGAGGACCTCGACCTCGACATCAGGCCAGGTGAGTTCTTCGCGGTGCTCGGCCCCAACGGCAGCGGCAAGACCAGCTTCCTCAAGGTCCTGCTGGGCCTGCAGAAGCTGCACTCGGGCGAAGCGGCCCTGGGCGGGCACCCCGTGGAGCGCGGCAGCAGCCTGATCGGCTACATTCCCCAGCAGAAATCCTTTGCACCTGACACGCCCATGCGGGCCCGGGACCTGGTGGCACTCGGAGTGGACGGCCACCGCTGGGGTATCCGGCTCTCGTCGGCCAGGACCAGCCGCCAGGTGGACCAGCTCCTTGAGCTTGTGGGAGCCTCCGACTACGCCAACGTCCCGGTTGGGCAGCTTTCCGGCGGCGAGCAGCAGCGGCTTCGAGTGGCGCAGGCCCTGGCCACCGATCCCCAGGTCCTGCTTTGCGACGAGCCGCTGTTGTCCCTTGACCTGCACCACCAGCAGGCAGTCAGCGCCCTGATCAGCAAGCAAAGCCGGGAACACAACAGCGCCGTCGTTTTCGTTACCCACGAAATCAATCCGATCATCGAATATGTGGACCGGGTCCTCTACTTGGCCGGGGGACGGTTCCGCGTCGGGGCGCCAGACGAGGTCATGACCACCGAAGTCCTGTCGGATCTCTACGGCAGCCATGTGGAGGTGATCCGCGCCAATGGCCGGATCGTGGTGGTCGGCCTCCCCGACGCCACCACCCATCACCACCACGCGGAGGCGGACACGATGGCAGGGGAGGTGGCGTAA